One genomic window of Vibrio mangrovi includes the following:
- a CDS encoding response regulator transcription factor yields MNRSNYNRTLYILYPDNQEPSAIYNEIEIQLGQILPKIQPRQFMLSHHTDRHKILLFDYQHKETLLSHLNTYNVLDYRIETVAINVEKRPRTEELLQLGNLKGLFYRSDPIDLIITALREIRDGQIYLPRHICGQLLHYYRYLFKNQNISATISLTSRELEILRCLKTGATNTQIADSLFISEFTVKSHLYQIFKKISVKNRTQATTWAKQNLVS; encoded by the coding sequence ATGAACAGATCAAACTACAACAGAACTCTTTACATTCTTTATCCCGATAATCAGGAACCTTCAGCGATTTATAACGAGATAGAAATACAACTAGGGCAGATACTACCAAAGATTCAGCCCCGACAGTTTATGCTTTCCCACCATACTGACAGACATAAAATCCTCCTGTTTGATTATCAACACAAAGAAACGCTACTATCGCACCTGAATACATATAATGTACTGGATTATCGTATTGAAACCGTTGCTATTAATGTCGAGAAACGTCCCAGAACAGAGGAATTACTTCAGTTAGGAAACTTAAAAGGGCTATTCTATCGTAGCGATCCTATTGACTTAATTATCACAGCACTACGAGAGATCCGCGACGGGCAAATCTATTTACCTCGACACATCTGCGGTCAACTCCTACACTACTATCGATATTTATTTAAGAATCAGAATATCAGTGCAACCATATCCCTAACTTCCAGAGAATTGGAAATTCTGCGTTGTTTAAAGACAGGTGCGACAAATACACAAATCGCTGATAGTCTGTTTATCAGTGAATTTACCGTAAAATCGCATTTGTATCAGATCTTTAAAAAAATATCCGTAAAAAATCGAACACAAGCCACAACATGGGCGAAACAAAACCTAGTCTCATAA